A DNA window from Gemella massiliensis contains the following coding sequences:
- a CDS encoding glucosaminidase domain-containing protein — MNSKSVKSGLMFLTVLTTPIVINEVVGMEAHAAAQGWVQQHGTWSYYYNGAQVKNKWVGDYYLGSNGYMVKNTWIQGKYYVDNNGKWVANAQKGWVKRGATWYYYNQNNTLARNQWAGNYWLGSDGKMATNSWVDSGRYYVDNNGKWIANAQKGWVKRGATWYYYNQNNTLARNQWAGNYWLGSDGKMATNSWVDSGRYYVDNNGKWIANAQKGWVKRGTTWYYYNQNNTLARNQWVGNYWLGSDGKMATNGWVDSGRYYVDNNGKWVANAGKSNKTYSGNTYSGYYKVKGLYIPVYDASGKILSHVSQGTVLFRDSRATSNGRIPVQVAGLTGYVNPSQVQAVTENTTFIPDYVSDGKYVYHRYSRYSKVKVAYHNPNMVVGKAYYSADGVNFGTFKLEHPFQFNNLKSKTNYSAADLNRLYNLMGASNSMLAGRGATFKEAERRYGVNALYLVAHSALESAWGKSNIAKRKNNFFGIAAYDSNPFNSAKRFDNVDAGILGAARWISEKYLTNGRYPAHGAYLGNKAGGMNVNYATAPYWGESIASIMFEANERLGRKDK, encoded by the coding sequence ATGAATTCAAAAAGTGTAAAAAGTGGCTTAATGTTTTTAACAGTATTAACAACACCGATAGTAATAAATGAAGTAGTAGGGATGGAAGCACATGCGGCGGCTCAAGGTTGGGTACAACAGCATGGTACATGGAGCTACTACTATAATGGTGCACAAGTAAAAAATAAATGGGTAGGAGATTATTATCTAGGTAGTAATGGATACATGGTAAAGAATACTTGGATACAAGGGAAGTATTATGTAGACAATAACGGAAAATGGGTAGCAAATGCCCAAAAAGGTTGGGTGAAGAGAGGAGCTACATGGTATTATTATAACCAAAATAACACATTGGCAAGGAATCAATGGGCAGGAAACTACTGGTTAGGATCAGACGGAAAGATGGCAACAAACAGCTGGGTAGATAGTGGACGTTATTATGTTGATAATAATGGAAAATGGATAGCAAATGCCCAAAAAGGTTGGGTGAAGAGAGGAGCTACATGGTATTATTATAACCAAAATAACACATTGGCAAGGAATCAATGGGCAGGAAACTACTGGTTAGGATCAGACGGAAAGATGGCAACAAACAGCTGGGTAGATAGTGGACGTTATTATGTTGATAATAATGGAAAATGGATAGCAAATGCCCAAAAAGGTTGGGTGAAGAGAGGAACTACATGGTATTATTATAACCAAAATAACACATTGGCAAGGAATCAATGGGTAGGAAACTACTGGTTAGGATCAGACGGAAAGATGGCAACAAACGGCTGGGTAGATAGTGGACGTTATTATGTAGACAATAACGGAAAATGGGTAGCAAATGCAGGAAAATCTAATAAAACCTATAGCGGTAATACTTACTCAGGATATTATAAAGTAAAAGGATTGTATATTCCGGTTTATGATGCTAGCGGAAAAATATTATCACATGTATCACAAGGAACGGTCTTATTTAGAGACAGTAGAGCAACCTCAAACGGAAGAATACCGGTACAGGTAGCAGGTTTAACGGGGTATGTAAATCCTTCTCAAGTACAAGCCGTAACGGAAAATACAACATTTATTCCGGATTATGTAAGTGATGGTAAATATGTATATCATCGTTATTCGCGATATAGTAAAGTAAAAGTTGCATATCATAATCCGAATATGGTAGTGGGTAAAGCTTATTATTCAGCAGATGGTGTTAATTTCGGAACATTTAAACTTGAGCATCCGTTCCAATTTAATAATTTAAAATCAAAAACAAATTATTCGGCAGCAGATCTTAATCGCCTTTATAACTTAATGGGAGCGAGCAACAGTATGTTGGCTGGAAGAGGTGCAACATTCAAAGAAGCTGAAAGAAGATATGGAGTTAATGCACTTTATTTAGTGGCACATAGTGCTTTAGAAAGTGCTTGGGGTAAAAGTAATATAGCGAAGAGAAAAAATAATTTCTTCGGTATTGCCGCTTATGATTCAAATCCTTTCAATTCAGCTAAACGTTTTGATAATGTTGATGCCGGTATATTGGGGGCTGCACGTTGGATTAGTGAGAAATATCTAACTAATGGTAGATACCCTGCACATGGTGCATATTTAGGAAATAAAGCCGGCGGTATGAATGTAAACTATGCAACAGCACCGTATTGGGGCGAATCAATCGCAAGTATAATGTTTGAAGCTAACGAACGTTTAGGAAGAAAAGATAAATAA
- a CDS encoding glycosyltransferase family 2 protein, protein MLVSVVIGLLNEEKFLPQLIEDFKKQTYNHKKIELIFIDGMSSDSSWDILKKFKDNNHEFYDVVLLKNPKVILSAGMNIGIKSAKGECILKVDCHSHITENFIENNVKVINEGEYVCGGPRPNIINGGNNFSKTLLFVEENMFGSGVASYRKKTSKKYVRSVFQGMYRKEVFDKVGLLDEYVGRAEDNELHYRLRKHGYKIRYSNDILSYQYTRPTLKRMLKQKYSNGYWIGKVSHVYPKAFSIFHFVPFVFVVVIVVSLLALPWTWILLELLMGVYVFFTIIITIATILTNKFNLTLLLMPIILFLVHISYGLGTLVGLVKGFSWKKVYFKK, encoded by the coding sequence ATGTTAGTATCAGTAGTTATTGGGCTACTTAATGAAGAAAAATTTTTACCGCAATTAATTGAAGATTTTAAAAAGCAAACGTATAATCATAAAAAAATAGAATTGATATTTATTGATGGTATGTCGTCTGATAGTAGTTGGGATATATTAAAAAAATTTAAAGATAATAATCACGAATTTTATGATGTGGTACTTTTAAAAAATCCTAAAGTCATTTTATCAGCAGGAATGAATATAGGTATAAAGAGTGCAAAAGGAGAATGTATTTTAAAAGTGGATTGTCATTCTCATATTACGGAGAATTTTATAGAAAATAATGTAAAAGTGATTAACGAAGGAGAATATGTTTGTGGGGGGCCACGACCTAATATTATAAATGGTGGGAACAATTTTAGTAAAACTTTATTGTTTGTAGAAGAAAATATGTTTGGCAGCGGTGTGGCAAGTTATCGAAAAAAAACTTCAAAGAAGTATGTTAGATCCGTTTTTCAAGGAATGTACAGAAAAGAAGTGTTTGATAAAGTAGGTTTATTAGATGAGTATGTAGGTCGTGCAGAAGATAATGAATTGCACTATCGCTTAAGAAAACATGGGTACAAAATTCGATATAGTAATGATATTTTGTCTTATCAGTATACACGTCCAACATTAAAACGTATGTTAAAGCAAAAATATTCCAATGGTTATTGGATAGGAAAAGTCAGCCATGTTTACCCTAAAGCGTTTTCAATATTTCACTTTGTACCATTTGTATTTGTAGTGGTGATTGTCGTAAGTTTATTGGCTTTGCCTTGGACATGGATACTATTGGAATTATTAATGGGTGTGTATGTATTTTTTACGATAATAATAACTATTGCAACTATATTAACGAATAAATTTAATTTAACATTGTTGTTAATGCCGATTATTTTATTTTTAGTACACATTTCTTATGGGCTAGGAACTTTAGTAGGATTAGTCAAAGGTTTTTCTTGGAAGAAAGTTTATTTTAAAAAATAA